In a genomic window of Aggregatimonas sangjinii:
- the menD gene encoding 2-succinyl-5-enolpyruvyl-6-hydroxy-3-cyclohexene-1-carboxylic-acid synthase gives MIYSSIPVAQSIAQHFKAKKIKNIVISPGSRNAPLTISFTEDPFFKCFSIVDERCAAFFALGIAQQSLEPVVVICTSGSALLNYYPAIAEAFYSDIPLVVLSADRPVYKIDVGDGQTIRQDNVFHRHIGYSADLRQDISHATDRIRRYRPEWLGTEPPEVLQRQVQDYNDGELNKALNLAITSKLPIHINVRLEEPLYNKIETPSVQANIVTYQEQLIPEIDYKALAADWNASKTKMVLVGVNWPDTIDQKVLNLMADDPSVIVLTETTSNLHHPKFFPSIDSLIAPIEGLGNSQELFEKLQPEVLLTFGGLVVSKKIKAFLREYQPKRHWHIDPIRAFDTFFCLSRHIKMDANDFLKKFLPNTIPAESSYFGFWNNKKIAYEARRKDYLGEISFCDMKAFNCVIENIPEDTHLQLANSSTVRYAQLYDLPTSLKVFCNRGTSGIDGSTSTAIGASLYSTDATVLITGDLGFFYDSNALWNNYVRSDFRIILLNNNGGGIFRILPGKEDSKNFETYFETVHGLSAKHLCKMYDFKYQKVSALSDLNALLPNFFDKGTRPKLLEINTPRIQNNKILLGYFDFISSVFINR, from the coding sequence ATGATATACTCCAGCATCCCGGTTGCCCAATCTATAGCGCAGCATTTTAAGGCTAAAAAAATCAAGAACATCGTAATTTCACCGGGTTCACGCAATGCGCCGTTGACTATTAGCTTCACCGAAGATCCGTTTTTTAAATGCTTTAGTATCGTAGATGAGCGCTGTGCCGCTTTTTTCGCTTTGGGAATCGCCCAGCAATCGTTAGAGCCAGTGGTAGTGATATGTACCTCGGGAAGTGCCTTGCTGAATTATTACCCAGCTATTGCCGAGGCTTTCTATAGTGATATTCCGCTGGTCGTATTGTCTGCTGACAGACCGGTTTATAAAATAGACGTGGGTGATGGCCAAACGATTCGACAGGACAATGTTTTTCACAGGCATATAGGCTATTCCGCCGATTTACGGCAAGATATTTCCCATGCGACTGATAGAATTCGGCGATACCGCCCCGAATGGTTAGGTACAGAACCCCCCGAGGTTTTACAAAGACAGGTACAGGATTATAATGACGGGGAGCTGAACAAGGCCCTAAATCTTGCCATCACCTCAAAATTACCGATACACATCAATGTTAGGCTAGAGGAACCTTTGTACAATAAAATCGAAACCCCCTCGGTTCAGGCGAACATTGTTACTTATCAAGAACAATTGATTCCGGAAATCGACTATAAAGCCCTCGCTGCCGATTGGAACGCATCTAAGACCAAGATGGTATTGGTAGGGGTGAACTGGCCCGATACCATAGACCAGAAAGTATTGAATTTGATGGCCGACGACCCTTCGGTCATCGTATTGACCGAAACTACGTCTAACTTACATCATCCCAAATTCTTTCCTAGTATTGATAGTCTGATTGCCCCGATCGAAGGGTTGGGGAATTCACAAGAACTATTCGAAAAATTACAACCTGAAGTACTCCTGACCTTTGGGGGATTGGTTGTCTCCAAAAAAATCAAGGCATTTCTACGGGAATACCAACCAAAGCGACATTGGCATATCGACCCCATTCGTGCTTTTGACACTTTTTTCTGTCTTTCGCGACATATTAAGATGGATGCCAATGATTTTTTAAAGAAGTTTTTACCAAATACCATTCCAGCAGAAAGCAGCTATTTTGGATTTTGGAACAATAAGAAAATTGCTTACGAGGCGCGACGAAAAGATTATTTAGGTGAGATTTCGTTTTGCGATATGAAAGCTTTTAATTGTGTCATAGAAAACATACCTGAAGATACTCATTTACAATTGGCAAATAGTTCTACCGTTCGTTATGCGCAATTGTACGATCTGCCAACCTCATTAAAGGTGTTCTGCAATCGGGGAACTAGTGGCATTGACGGAAGCACATCGACCGCAATAGGAGCATCGTTGTATAGTACGGATGCAACTGTTCTGATAACCGGAGATTTGGGTTTTTTCTACGATAGCAATGCGTTATGGAACAACTATGTACGATCAGACTTCCGAATTATACTGCTGAACAATAATGGTGGAGGTATTTTTAGGATACTTCCGGGAAAGGAAGACAGTAAGAATTTTGAAACGTATTTTGAAACCGTACACGGCCTAAGCGCGAAACATTTGTGCAAAATGTACGATTTTAAGTATCAAAAGGTGTCCGCACTAAGTGACCTCAATGCGCTTTTGCCTAACTTTTTCGATAAAGGGACAAGACCTAAATTATTGGAAATCAATACACCTAGAATACAGAACAATAAAATTTTGCTCGGTTATTTTGATTTTATATCTTCGGTTTTTATTAACCGTTAA